In Zingiber officinale cultivar Zhangliang chromosome 3B, Zo_v1.1, whole genome shotgun sequence, a single window of DNA contains:
- the LOC122055750 gene encoding 40S ribosomal protein S5-like, giving the protein MEIQQQEVKLFNRWSFDDVAVSDISLADYIAVTPPKHATYLPHTAGRYSAKRFRKAQCPIIERLTNSLMMHGRNNGKKLMAVRIIKHTMEIIHLLTDANPIQIMVDAIINSGPREDATRIGSAGVVRRQAVDISPLRRVNQAIYLLTTGARESAFRNIKTIAECLADELINAAKGSSNSYAIKKKDEIERVAKANR; this is encoded by the exons ATGGAGATCCAGCAACAGGAGGTTAAGCTGTTCAATCGATGGTCCTTCGACGATGTTGCG GTCAGCGATATCTCGCTTGCTGATTACATTGCTGTGACTCCCCCGAAACATGCTACATATCTTCCGCATACGGCTGGGAGGTACTCTGCTAAGAGGTTCCGTAAGGCTCAGTGCCCAATTATTGAGAGACTTACGAATTCTTTGATGATGCACGGGCGGAACAATGGCAAGAAGCTCATGGCTGTCCGCATAATCAAACATACAATGGAAATTATTCATCTGCTTACTGATGCAAACCCGATCCAAATTATGGTTGATGCCATTATCAACAG TGGTCCAAGAGAAGATGCCACTCGAATTGGCTCTGCTGGTGTTGTCAGACGTCAGGCAGTCGATATCTCTCCGCTCCGGCGGGTTAACCAGGCAATATACCTCCTCACCACTGGTGCCCGCGAAAGCGCTTTCAGGAATATAAAGACCATCGCCGAGTGCCTTGCCGACGAGTTGATTAATGCAGCTAAGGGTTCTTCCAACAG CTACgcgatcaagaagaaggatgagaTCGAGCGGGTTGCCAAGGCCAACCGTTGA